In Osmerus mordax isolate fOsmMor3 chromosome 24, fOsmMor3.pri, whole genome shotgun sequence, the following are encoded in one genomic region:
- the arhgap25 gene encoding rho GTPase-activating protein 25 isoform X1, translating into MGEIRSFFYEARIMSLKIKNWDFSTFKADTTRITRSKSVMPGESSPGSGSAGSSGTLERPVKAGWLKKQQRSIVKNWQQRYFVLRGSTLTYQKDDKESPVQGVIQLRFSKVNELPLTSDDPGKFLFEIVPRSSGDRERCPYVLMATSQTEMEEWVRSLRRVIGVPTSGVFGKSLGDTLAYEQRFGPHMVPILVQKCAEYIREHGLSEEGIFRLPGQDNSVKQFRDAFDAGERPSFPSDTDVHTVASLFKLYLRELPEPVVPWTQYQDFLDSSRFIDPNSATGRDKLERQISLLPRENYNLLSYICRFLYEVQLNSKVNKMSVENLATVIGINLLKPQVEDPITMMKGTPQIQKLMTVMIRQHEALFPPSKDVVPPPPRKKNPSKNTAPRSFVGWESAECEASLSESPEEEEDSPPLGDQQGFPTSPLDTLQPLPPSGTDPWSGSPRKRTQTLPSFNCPVAGVPRRTEALNRWSKIQEVCEEKGEKTLSEDIFKTLDLHGGSLFGGDQTCTTSKEEGDRTEAGKGSDVMVAHNDAFQVSSDAQASSRQQRPTLLSVPVLMPRTDSNVDHQTDSQNNTEQLNSLQRKNAELNATVAELRTALQAERQRAAALELRARSAEGGRDEAQRRTLELDREVRRLRAGEPQAPT; encoded by the exons atgggggaaaTACGATCCTTTTTCTATGAAGCAAGGATAATGTCACTGAAGATAAAAAACTGGGACTTCAGCACCTTCAAAGCTGACACAACCAGAATCA CGCGGTCAAAGAGCGTGATGCCCGGGGAGAGCAGCCCTGGGTCGGGTTCGGCCGGCTCCAGTGGCACCCTGGAGAGGCCTGtgaaggctggctggctgaagaAACAGCAGAGGTCCATCGTGAAGAACTGGCAGCAGCGCTACTTTGTCCTGAGGGGGAGCACCTTGACCTACCAGAAGGACGATAAGGAGAGCCCAGTCCAG GGAGTGATCCAGCTGAGGTTCAGTAAAGTCAACGAGCTCCCGCTGACCTCAGACGACCCAGGAAAGTTCCTGTTTGAGATAGTACCAC GCAGCAGTGGGGATCGTGAGCGCTGTCCGTACGTTCTCATGGCAACCTCTCAGacggagatggaggagtgggtCCGCTCTCTGCGACGGGTCATCGGAGTACCAACTAGTGGAG tgTTCGGGAAGAGTCTGGGCGACACGCTGGCGTACGAGCAGAGATTCGGCCCGCACATGGTGCCCATCCTGGTGCAGAAGTGTGCCGAGTACATCAGAGAGCACGGCCTGAGTGAGGAGGGAATCTTCCGGCTTCCCGGACAGGACAACTCCGTCAAACAGTTCAGAGACGCCTTCGACGCAGGAGAGAGGCCCAGCTTCCCCAg TGACACAGACGTCCACACGGTGGCGTCGTTATTCAAACTGTACCTGAGAGAGCTGCCAGAGCCGGTGGTGCCGTGGACCCAGTACCAAGACTTCCTGGATAGCAGTCGTTTTATAGATCCGAACAGTGCAACA GGTCGTGATAAGCTGGAGAGGCAGATCTCACTCCTTCCCAGAGAGAATTACAACCTTCTCAGCTACATCTGCAG GTTTCTGTACGAGGTGCAGCTGAACTCCAAGGTGAACAAGATGAGCGTGGAGAACCTGGCCACGGTTATTGGAATCAACCTCCTCAAGCCTCAGGTGGAAGATCCCATCACCATGATGAAAG GCACTCCCCAGATCCAGAAGCTGATGACTGTGATGATCCGGCAGCACGAAGCTCTGTTTCCTCCCTCCAAAGACGTGGTTCCCCCTCCGCCCCGCAAGAAGAACCCCAGCAAGAACACTGCTCCCCGCAGCTTCGTAGGCTGGGAGTCTGCCGAG tgTGAGGCGTCCCTGTCGGAGtcgccagaggaggaggaggactcgcCCCCCCTGGGGGACCAGCAGGGGTTCCCAACCTCTCCTCTGGacaccctccagcccctgcccccctccggtACGGACCCCTGGTCTGGGAGCCCCCGCAAGCGCACCCAGACCCTCCCCAGCTTCAACTGCCCCGTGGCTGGGGTGCCCCGGAGGACAGAGGCCCTGAACCGCTGGAGCAAGAtccaggaggtgtgtgaggagaagggggagaagacCCTCTCAGAGGACATCTTTAAGACCCTGGACCTCCACGGAGGCTCCCTGTTTGGGGGGGATCAGACGTGCACGACCTCCAAAGAAGAGGGTGACAGAACCGAAGCCGGgaaaggaagtgatgtcatggtTGCCCACAACGATGCCTTCCAAGTGAGCAGTGATGCCCAAGCTTCATCCCGACAGCAAAGGCCCACGCTCCTGTCAGTACCAGTGTTAATGCCCAGGACAGACAGCAATGTTgaccaccagacagacagtcagaacaACACAGAACAACTCAACAG CCTTCAGAGGAAGAACGCGGAGCTGAACGCCACCGTGGCGGAGCTCCGGACCGCCCTGCAGGCCGAGCGTCAGCGAGCAGCCGCCCTGGAGCTCCGTGCGAGGAGCGCCGAGGGCGGCCGGGACGAGGCCCAGAGACGCACCCTGGAGCTGGACAGAGAGGTCAGGAGACTCCGGGCCGGAGAACCACAAGCTCCCACATAG
- the bmp10 gene encoding bone morphogenetic protein 10, with product MADFRVSGLSFTQTLTPLLPLLVLLLGGGLSGQGSPISLTPQRHRPAPGLGDGHGGVLDPSLLEQDSNADMQSLLESLRGQFLSTFNLSGLGPPALGPGSARMEPPEYMMELYNRFANDRTAMPTANIIRSFKNEASSPRSVGAQGVRVHPLLFNISVPHHERITAAQLRLYTLVQTDRDLYDGVDRKVTVYEVERRDADDNKTGEAEARRGDGGGGAGGGAGGGAGGGAGDGAELVELASRQVYETDNGWEAFDLTAAAQHWRRSEHGTTHRLEVHIANLGSEDAGRPASEGGGGGGGGERGPRGDMEIESGPEDKHKPLMIVFSDDQSGDHREDKRELNEMIVQETSEAVFQEDLGLNGLWGQPGRPREDDEEDSDDEESLIQMRSNLIYDTASRIRRNAKGNQCKKQPLYVDFKDIGWDSWILAPAGYEAFECNGVCTYPLTKHVTPTKHAIVQTLVSMKSPQKVARACCVPTKLEPISLLYLDDTGVVTYKYKYDGMVVAECGCR from the exons ATGGCAGACTTTAGGGTCTCCGGGTTGTCTTTCACCCAGACCCTcacacccctgctccccctcctggttctcctcctgggggggggcCTCTCTGGCCAGGGCAGCcccatctccctcacccctcagaggCATCGCCCGGCCCCAGGACTGGGGGATGGGCACGGTGGGGTGCTGGACCCCTCTCTCCTGGAGCAGGACAGTAACGCTGACATGCAGAGCCTCCTAGAGAGCCTGAGGGGCCAGTTCTTAAGCACCTTCAACCTGTCCGGCCTGGGGCCCCCAGCCCTGGGCCCTGGCTCTGCCCGCATGGAGCCCCCTGAGTACATGATGGAGCTGTACAACCGCTTTGCCAACGATCGCACAGCCATGCCCACCGCCAACATCATACGCAGCTTCAAAAACGAAG cctcgtCTCCCCGCAGCGTCGGAGCCCAGGGCGTGAgggtccaccccctcctcttcaacATCTCCGTCCCCCACCACGAACGCATCACGGCCGCCCAGCTGCGCCTCTACACGTTGGTCCAGACCGACCGTGACCTCTACGACGGCGTGGACCGCAAGGTCACGGTCTACGAGGTGGAACGGCGGGACGCGGACGACAACAAGACCGGCGAGGCGGAGGCCCGCCGgggggacggaggaggaggggcaggaggaggagcaggaggaggagcaggaggaggagcaggagatgggGCGGAGCTTGTGGAGTTGGCCTCGCGGCAGGTCTACGAGACAGACAACGGCTGGGAGGCGTTCGACCTGACCGCCGCCGCCCAGCACTGGCGCAGGTCCGAGCACGGCACCACCCACAGGCTGGAGGTCCACATCGCCAACCTGGGCTCCGAGGACGCCGGTCGCCCCGCATCCGAGGGGGGAGGcggcggtggaggaggagagcgggggcCCAGAGGAGACATGGAGATCGAATCCGGCCCggaggacaaacacaaaccCCTCATGATCGTCTTCTCCGACGACCAGAGCGGAGACCACCGCGAGGACAAGCGCGAGCTGAACGAGATGATCGTCCAGGAGACGTCGGAGGCGGTGTTCCAGGAGGACCTGGGCCTCAACGGGCTGTGGGGGCAACCGGGCCGGCCGCGGGAGGACGACGAGGAGGACTCGGACGACGAGGAGTCCCTCATCCAGATGCGCTCCAACCTCATCTACGACACGGCCTCCCGGATCCGCCGCAACGCCAAGGGCAACCAGTGCAAGAAGCAGCCGCTCTACGTCGACTTCAAGGACATCGGCTGGGACAGCTGGATCCTGGCCCCGGCCGGCTACGAGGCGTTCGAGTGCAACGGCGTGTGCACCTATCCGCTCACCAAGCACGTCACCCCCACCAAGCACGCCATTGTGCAGACGCTGGTCAGCATGAAGAGCCCTCAGAAGGTGGCGAGGGCGTGCTGCGTGCCCACCAAGCTGGagcccatctccctcctctacctggaCGACACCGGCGTGGTCACCTACAAGTACAAGTACGACGGGATGGTGGTGGCGGAGTGCGGCTGCAGGtag
- the arhgap25 gene encoding rho GTPase-activating protein 25 isoform X2 produces MPGESSPGSGSAGSSGTLERPVKAGWLKKQQRSIVKNWQQRYFVLRGSTLTYQKDDKESPVQGVIQLRFSKVNELPLTSDDPGKFLFEIVPRSSGDRERCPYVLMATSQTEMEEWVRSLRRVIGVPTSGVFGKSLGDTLAYEQRFGPHMVPILVQKCAEYIREHGLSEEGIFRLPGQDNSVKQFRDAFDAGERPSFPSDTDVHTVASLFKLYLRELPEPVVPWTQYQDFLDSSRFIDPNSATGRDKLERQISLLPRENYNLLSYICRFLYEVQLNSKVNKMSVENLATVIGINLLKPQVEDPITMMKGTPQIQKLMTVMIRQHEALFPPSKDVVPPPPRKKNPSKNTAPRSFVGWESAECEASLSESPEEEEDSPPLGDQQGFPTSPLDTLQPLPPSGTDPWSGSPRKRTQTLPSFNCPVAGVPRRTEALNRWSKIQEVCEEKGEKTLSEDIFKTLDLHGGSLFGGDQTCTTSKEEGDRTEAGKGSDVMVAHNDAFQVSSDAQASSRQQRPTLLSVPVLMPRTDSNVDHQTDSQNNTEQLNSLQRKNAELNATVAELRTALQAERQRAAALELRARSAEGGRDEAQRRTLELDREVRRLRAGEPQAPT; encoded by the exons ATGCCCGGGGAGAGCAGCCCTGGGTCGGGTTCGGCCGGCTCCAGTGGCACCCTGGAGAGGCCTGtgaaggctggctggctgaagaAACAGCAGAGGTCCATCGTGAAGAACTGGCAGCAGCGCTACTTTGTCCTGAGGGGGAGCACCTTGACCTACCAGAAGGACGATAAGGAGAGCCCAGTCCAG GGAGTGATCCAGCTGAGGTTCAGTAAAGTCAACGAGCTCCCGCTGACCTCAGACGACCCAGGAAAGTTCCTGTTTGAGATAGTACCAC GCAGCAGTGGGGATCGTGAGCGCTGTCCGTACGTTCTCATGGCAACCTCTCAGacggagatggaggagtgggtCCGCTCTCTGCGACGGGTCATCGGAGTACCAACTAGTGGAG tgTTCGGGAAGAGTCTGGGCGACACGCTGGCGTACGAGCAGAGATTCGGCCCGCACATGGTGCCCATCCTGGTGCAGAAGTGTGCCGAGTACATCAGAGAGCACGGCCTGAGTGAGGAGGGAATCTTCCGGCTTCCCGGACAGGACAACTCCGTCAAACAGTTCAGAGACGCCTTCGACGCAGGAGAGAGGCCCAGCTTCCCCAg TGACACAGACGTCCACACGGTGGCGTCGTTATTCAAACTGTACCTGAGAGAGCTGCCAGAGCCGGTGGTGCCGTGGACCCAGTACCAAGACTTCCTGGATAGCAGTCGTTTTATAGATCCGAACAGTGCAACA GGTCGTGATAAGCTGGAGAGGCAGATCTCACTCCTTCCCAGAGAGAATTACAACCTTCTCAGCTACATCTGCAG GTTTCTGTACGAGGTGCAGCTGAACTCCAAGGTGAACAAGATGAGCGTGGAGAACCTGGCCACGGTTATTGGAATCAACCTCCTCAAGCCTCAGGTGGAAGATCCCATCACCATGATGAAAG GCACTCCCCAGATCCAGAAGCTGATGACTGTGATGATCCGGCAGCACGAAGCTCTGTTTCCTCCCTCCAAAGACGTGGTTCCCCCTCCGCCCCGCAAGAAGAACCCCAGCAAGAACACTGCTCCCCGCAGCTTCGTAGGCTGGGAGTCTGCCGAG tgTGAGGCGTCCCTGTCGGAGtcgccagaggaggaggaggactcgcCCCCCCTGGGGGACCAGCAGGGGTTCCCAACCTCTCCTCTGGacaccctccagcccctgcccccctccggtACGGACCCCTGGTCTGGGAGCCCCCGCAAGCGCACCCAGACCCTCCCCAGCTTCAACTGCCCCGTGGCTGGGGTGCCCCGGAGGACAGAGGCCCTGAACCGCTGGAGCAAGAtccaggaggtgtgtgaggagaagggggagaagacCCTCTCAGAGGACATCTTTAAGACCCTGGACCTCCACGGAGGCTCCCTGTTTGGGGGGGATCAGACGTGCACGACCTCCAAAGAAGAGGGTGACAGAACCGAAGCCGGgaaaggaagtgatgtcatggtTGCCCACAACGATGCCTTCCAAGTGAGCAGTGATGCCCAAGCTTCATCCCGACAGCAAAGGCCCACGCTCCTGTCAGTACCAGTGTTAATGCCCAGGACAGACAGCAATGTTgaccaccagacagacagtcagaacaACACAGAACAACTCAACAG CCTTCAGAGGAAGAACGCGGAGCTGAACGCCACCGTGGCGGAGCTCCGGACCGCCCTGCAGGCCGAGCGTCAGCGAGCAGCCGCCCTGGAGCTCCGTGCGAGGAGCGCCGAGGGCGGCCGGGACGAGGCCCAGAGACGCACCCTGGAGCTGGACAGAGAGGTCAGGAGACTCCGGGCCGGAGAACCACAAGCTCCCACATAG